Proteins from a single region of Nitrososphaerota archaeon:
- a CDS encoding MBL fold metallo-hydrolase has translation MEVKVLGAARQVGRSAFLVSHKDTKILLDYGAMTTKVPGFPMHVPPKGIKGIVLSHAHLDHSGAAPLHFLGGDMKLHATPVTSELSNLLIQDFIKISGQYLPFEFLDLMAMNSNTVNHGYLEPFQVGDFNVQFYDAGHIPGSAVVAVEAGNKRLIYTGDINGEETNLLAGSWKNLGEADMVITESTYATADHPGRKKAEAEFVDFANAVVERGGILLVPAFSVGRAQEVAMTLVRSGFKHPIAMDGMALKVNGILLRYQEFLRDPAALRKTLETIQEATSWSQRRGLVRRPGVIVSPAGMLVGGASIFYNEHLSMDEKNAIAIVSFQVPGTPGRTLIEKGLTIYRGKPTKVKAEVRRFDFSSHSGRSSLLSDLKGVGGSPKFLTVHGEEESCLALAKELHDGFGAEATAAMPGQEFTV, from the coding sequence ATGGAAGTGAAGGTACTGGGAGCCGCCAGGCAGGTCGGCCGCTCCGCGTTTCTCGTATCGCACAAGGACACAAAGATCCTGCTCGACTACGGGGCCATGACCACGAAGGTCCCGGGGTTCCCGATGCACGTCCCCCCGAAGGGGATCAAGGGGATAGTCCTTTCCCACGCCCACCTGGACCATTCGGGCGCGGCGCCTCTGCACTTCCTCGGGGGCGACATGAAGCTCCACGCGACCCCTGTGACGTCAGAGCTTTCGAACCTCCTGATCCAGGACTTCATCAAAATATCAGGGCAGTACCTGCCGTTCGAGTTCCTCGACCTGATGGCGATGAACTCCAACACGGTCAACCATGGCTACCTTGAGCCGTTCCAGGTCGGAGACTTCAACGTCCAGTTCTACGACGCCGGGCACATCCCGGGGTCGGCGGTCGTCGCGGTGGAGGCGGGGAACAAGCGCCTCATCTACACGGGGGACATCAACGGAGAGGAGACGAACCTCCTCGCGGGGTCCTGGAAGAACCTCGGCGAGGCCGACATGGTGATAACCGAGAGCACCTACGCCACCGCCGACCACCCCGGCAGGAAGAAGGCTGAGGCAGAGTTCGTCGACTTCGCCAACGCGGTGGTCGAGAGGGGAGGGATACTGCTCGTCCCGGCGTTCTCCGTTGGGAGGGCGCAGGAGGTGGCCATGACCCTGGTCAGGTCCGGGTTCAAGCACCCCATAGCCATGGACGGGATGGCCCTCAAGGTGAACGGGATACTGCTGAGATACCAAGAGTTCCTCCGTGACCCTGCGGCGCTCCGGAAGACGCTCGAGACGATACAGGAGGCGACCAGCTGGAGCCAGAGGCGGGGGCTTGTCAGGAGGCCCGGGGTCATCGTGTCGCCTGCGGGGATGCTTGTCGGGGGAGCTTCGATCTTCTACAACGAGCACCTTTCGATGGACGAGAAGAACGCCATCGCGATCGTGAGCTTCCAGGTGCCCGGGACACCGGGGAGGACGCTCATCGAGAAGGGGCTGACGATATACAGAGGGAAGCCGACCAAGGTGAAGGCAGAGGTGAGGCGCTTCGACTTCTCTTCGCACTCGGGGAGGTCGAGCCTGCTGAGCGACCTGAAGGGGGTCGGTGGGTCGCCGAAGTTCCTGACGGTGCACGGGGAGGAGGAGTCGTGCCTCGCCCTCGCCAAGGAGCTCCACGACGGGTTCGGAGCGGAAGCCACGGCGGCCATGCCCGGCCAAGAGTTCACAGTCTAG
- a CDS encoding proteasome assembly chaperone family protein — protein sequence MALKVVPQGTKLDGTSLIAGFHGIGATGYWTVKFLITELKAQRKCFIDYEHAPAVASQAEGRIATPYEIYSAGALSLLKAEVSPVREKENEFYHQLAEWVVTSGVKEVALVGGLDESLRSDDSRYKIAMTGAMAGAAGFQGEPVFEEDRMIVGPVASLLNAFEMNSFPAFAVLAYSNTERVDPRAAASAVEFLSRRYGFAANTEPLIKGAEVIESELKLMEEKEKRPAGSVYS from the coding sequence ATGGCCCTCAAGGTGGTCCCCCAGGGGACGAAGCTGGACGGTACCTCGCTGATAGCCGGGTTCCACGGCATCGGCGCGACAGGATACTGGACCGTCAAGTTCCTCATCACCGAGCTGAAGGCGCAGAGGAAGTGCTTCATCGACTACGAGCACGCGCCCGCGGTGGCGTCGCAGGCCGAGGGGAGGATCGCCACCCCGTACGAGATCTACTCCGCAGGCGCGCTCTCGCTCTTGAAGGCCGAAGTGTCCCCGGTGCGGGAGAAGGAGAACGAGTTCTATCACCAGCTGGCGGAGTGGGTGGTCACCTCCGGTGTGAAGGAGGTCGCCCTCGTAGGAGGGCTCGACGAAAGCCTCAGGTCCGACGACAGCAGGTACAAGATAGCGATGACGGGAGCGATGGCCGGGGCAGCCGGGTTCCAGGGGGAGCCGGTCTTCGAGGAAGACAGGATGATAGTCGGCCCGGTGGCGTCCCTCCTCAACGCCTTCGAGATGAACTCCTTCCCGGCGTTCGCCGTCCTGGCCTACTCCAACACCGAGAGGGTCGACCCGAGGGCGGCCGCCTCCGCGGTCGAGTTCCTCTCCAGGAGGTACGGCTTCGCCGCCAACACGGAGCCCCTGATCAAGGGGGCCGAGGTCATCGAGAGCGAGCTGAAGCTGATGGAGGAGAAGGAGAAGCGCCCCGCCGGCTCGGTCTACTCTTAG